Proteins encoded together in one Neisseria lactamica window:
- a CDS encoding SMI1/KNR4 family protein: MIKQNSFVPYPEAMLPKGFKYPQSYLKLAQSTHAINYDEQYSFPWWFENAESNISEVIDIYFEITGIPNLLPFARNQEWAACFDISDKSGNPKIIVVNLDNTKYYETFENFDTWLKEAENDGW; encoded by the coding sequence ATGATAAAACAAAATAGTTTTGTTCCGTATCCTGAAGCAATGCTTCCTAAAGGATTTAAATATCCGCAAAGTTATTTAAAATTAGCTCAATCCACTCATGCCATTAACTACGATGAACAATATTCTTTTCCTTGGTGGTTTGAAAATGCAGAAAGCAATATATCAGAAGTAATTGACATTTATTTTGAAATAACTGGCATTCCAAACCTATTACCTTTTGCTAGAAACCAAGAGTGGGCTGCCTGTTTTGATATTTCAGATAAATCAGGTAATCCTAAAATTATAGTAGTTAATTTAGATAATACAAAATATTACGAGACTTTTGAAAATTTTGATACTTGGCTAAAAGAAGCTGAAAATGATGGTTGGTAG
- a CDS encoding DMP12 family DNA mimic protein: MNEHNLLIFCLKDNVSISEYTEMVDWAYKNIQSETVVEITENQIIEYQNRGLWRLVSEITDNWLFGPSEGDWLIDKESILAVKEKLQNSDFSTESLVKNIIHVLEYAIKNEKTVIFHF; this comes from the coding sequence ATGAATGAACACAACCTGTTAATTTTCTGTTTAAAAGACAATGTTTCAATTAGTGAATATACTGAAATGGTTGATTGGGCTTATAAAAACATTCAATCTGAAACAGTTGTAGAAATTACGGAAAATCAAATTATTGAATATCAAAATCGTGGATTATGGAGGCTTGTTTCTGAAATTACCGATAATTGGTTATTTGGACCAAGTGAGGGGGATTGGCTAATAGATAAGGAAAGTATTTTGGCTGTAAAAGAAAAATTACAAAATTCAGATTTTTCTACAGAGTCCTTAGTGAAAAATATTATTCATGTACTTGAATATGCTATAAAAAATGAAAAAACAGTGATTTTTCATTTTTGA
- a CDS encoding 5-formyltetrahydrofolate cyclo-ligase: protein MRNEEKRALRRELRGRRSQMGWDVRAAATVKINRLLKRYIKHGRKIGVYWPMGKELRLDGFVRAAQKRGAKLYLPYIEPRSRRMWFTPYPESGMERERIRGRAKLNVPQFAGRKIRVHGLSVLLVPLVGIDREGYRLGQAGGYYDATLAAMKYRLQAKTVGVGFACQLVGTLPREPHDLPLDGFVSEAGILCF, encoded by the coding sequence ATGAGAAACGAGGAAAAACGCGCCCTGCGCCGCGAATTACGCGGGCGGCGTTCGCAAATGGGGTGGGACGTGCGGGCGGCGGCAACGGTAAAAATTAACCGCCTGCTCAAACGTTATATCAAGCACGGTCGGAAAATCGGCGTGTATTGGCCGATGGGCAAGGAATTGCGTTTGGACGGCTTTGTCCGCGCGGCGCAAAAACGCGGCGCAAAACTTTATCTGCCTTATATCGAACCGCGTTCGCGGCGGATGTGGTTTACGCCGTATCCTGAAAGCGGAATGGAACGGGAGCGCATACGGGGCAGGGCGAAGTTGAACGTGCCGCAGTTTGCAGGGCGCAAAATCCGCGTGCACGGTTTGTCGGTATTGCTCGTCCCGCTTGTCGGCATAGACCGCGAAGGCTACCGCTTGGGGCAGGCAGGCGGCTATTACGATGCGACGCTTGCAGCGATGAAATACCGTTTGCAGGCAAAAACCGTGGGCGTGGGCTTTGCCTGCCAACTGGTCGGCACGCTGCCGCGCGAACCGCACGACCTGCCGCTGGACGGTTTTGTGTCGGAGGCGGGGATATTGTGTTTTTAG
- a CDS encoding immunity 8 family protein — protein MIKLDLKSINLYDIDFEKFTPEIPDNFHRWIDLDIGIEGEQGSSIFSLCICSPKWISHHCNKEGFFWANALILEQFDHKIIKSEIDKILEYCSKETWDLTLSNLLRFFSWEFEDYNPNT, from the coding sequence ATGATTAAATTGGATTTAAAAAGCATAAATTTATATGATATTGACTTTGAAAAATTTACCCCCGAAATTCCAGATAATTTTCATAGATGGATAGATTTGGATATCGGAATCGAAGGAGAACAAGGCTCATCTATTTTTTCACTTTGCATTTGTTCTCCTAAATGGATTTCCCATCATTGTAATAAAGAAGGTTTTTTTTGGGCTAATGCATTAATATTAGAACAGTTTGATCATAAGATTATTAAAAGTGAAATTGATAAAATATTAGAATATTGCTCAAAAGAAACTTGGGATTTGACACTTTCAAACTTATTACGATTTTTTTCTTGGGAATTCGAAGATTACAATCCAAACACATAA
- the mafA gene encoding adhesin MafA, which yields MQARLLIPILFSVFILSACGTLTGIPSHGGGKRFAVEQELVAASARAAVKDMDLQALHGRKVALYIATMGDQGSGSLTGGRYSIDALLRGEYINSPAVRTDYTYPRYETTAETTSGGLTGLTTSLSTLNAPALSRTQSDGSGSRSSLGLNIGGMGDYRNETLTTNPRDTAFLSHLVQTVFFLRGIDVVSPANADTDVFINIDVFGTIRNRTEMHLYNAETLKAQTKLEYFAVDRTNKKLLIKPKTNAFEAAYKENYALWMGPYKVSKEIKPTEGLMVDFSDIRPYGNHTGNSAPSVEADNSHEGYGYSDEAVRQHRQGQP from the coding sequence ATGCAAGCACGGCTGCTGATACCTATTCTTTTTTCAGTTTTTATTTTATCTGCCTGCGGGACACTGACAGGTATTCCATCGCATGGCGGAGGCAAACGCTTTGCGGTCGAACAAGAACTTGTGGCCGCTTCTGCCAGAGCTGCTGTTAAAGACATGGATTTACAGGCATTACACGGACGAAAAGTTGCATTGTACATTGCCACTATGGGCGACCAAGGTTCAGGCAGTTTGACGGGAGGGCGTTACTCCATTGATGCACTGCTTCGCGGCGAATACATAAACAGCCCTGCCGTCCGTACCGATTACACCTATCCACGTTACGAAACCACCGCTGAAACAACATCAGGTGGTTTGACAGGTTTAACCACTTCTTTATCTACACTTAATGCCCCTGCACTCTCGCGCACCCAATCAGACGGTAGCGGAAGTAGGAGCAGTCTAGGCTTAAATATTGGCGGGATGGGGGATTATCGAAATGAAACCTTGACGACTAACCCGCGCGACACTGCCTTTCTTTCCCACTTGGTACAGACCGTATTTTTCCTGCGCGGCATAGACGTTGTTTCTCCTGCCAATGCCGATACAGATGTGTTTATTAACATCGACGTATTCGGAACGATACGCAACAGAACCGAAATGCACCTATACAATGCCGAAACACTGAAAGCCCAAACAAAACTGGAATATTTCGCAGTAGACAGAACCAATAAAAAATTGCTCATCAAACCAAAAACCAATGCGTTTGAAGCTGCCTATAAAGAAAATTACGCATTGTGGATGGGGCCGTATAAAGTAAGCAAGGAAATCAAACCAACGGAAGGATTGATGGTCGATTTCTCCGATATCCGACCATACGGCAATCATACGGGTAACTCTGCCCCATCCGTAGAGGCTGATAACAGTCATGAGGGGTATGGATACAGCGATGAAGCAGTGCGACAACATAGACAAGGGCAACCTTAA
- a CDS encoding SMI1/KNR4 family protein gives MIIQNEFNLYPSNMLPEGFCYPEKYVRISNDTSLIPYIQPHNFHWWFENYGTEGAEVAYIFRNSILPDLNLIPFASNGEWEAYFDGNDATGNPRVIVINLDNIENHEFFNSFEEWLELAIKDTW, from the coding sequence ATGATTATTCAAAATGAATTTAATTTATATCCTAGTAATATGCTTCCTGAAGGGTTTTGTTATCCTGAAAAGTATGTTCGTATCTCTAACGATACATCTTTAATACCTTATATTCAGCCACATAATTTTCACTGGTGGTTTGAGAATTATGGAACAGAAGGGGCAGAAGTAGCTTATATATTTAGAAATTCTATCCTGCCTGATTTAAATCTTATCCCATTCGCTAGTAATGGAGAATGGGAAGCTTATTTTGATGGTAATGATGCAACAGGAAATCCTAGGGTTATTGTCATTAATTTAGATAATATAGAAAACCATGAATTTTTTAATAGTTTTGAAGAGTGGCTTGAATTAGCAATTAAGGATACTTGGTAA
- a CDS encoding CPCC family cysteine-rich protein — translation MMENSKKTWEIDGEIWLHCPVCGTEVMDYDICDVCQWQNTGETNIDGGPNEMTLAEAKEAYAKGLPIR, via the coding sequence ATGATGGAGAATTCAAAAAAGACATGGGAAATTGACGGAGAAATATGGCTACATTGTCCTGTTTGCGGAACTGAAGTTATGGACTATGATATCTGTGACGTTTGTCAGTGGCAAAATACAGGAGAAACTAATATAGATGGTGGCCCTAATGAAATGACACTTGCGGAGGCGAAAGAAGCTTACGCAAAAGGCTTACCAATCAGATAA
- the pyrH gene encoding UMP kinase, which yields MTQQIKYKRVLLKLSGESLMGSDPFGINHDTIVQTVGEIAEIVRMGVQVGIVVGGGNIFRGVSAQAGSMDRATADYMGMMATVMNALALKDAFETLGIKARVQSALSMQQIAETYARPKAIQYLEEGKVVIFAAGTGNPFFTTDTAAALRGAEMNCDVMLKATNVDGVYTADPKKDPSATRYETITFDEALLKNLKVMDATAFALCRERKLNIVVFGIAKEGSLKRVVTGENEGTLVHC from the coding sequence ATGACACAGCAAATCAAATACAAACGCGTATTACTGAAACTCTCCGGCGAATCCCTGATGGGTTCCGATCCGTTCGGTATCAATCACGATACCATCGTTCAAACTGTCGGCGAAATTGCCGAAATCGTGAGAATGGGCGTGCAAGTCGGCATCGTTGTCGGCGGCGGCAATATTTTCCGGGGCGTATCCGCCCAAGCAGGCAGTATGGACCGCGCCACTGCCGACTACATGGGTATGATGGCGACCGTGATGAACGCCTTGGCACTCAAAGACGCATTTGAAACCTTGGGCATCAAAGCGCGCGTACAATCCGCACTGTCTATGCAGCAAATCGCTGAAACTTACGCCCGTCCTAAAGCCATTCAATATTTGGAAGAAGGCAAAGTCGTGATTTTCGCCGCCGGTACCGGTAACCCGTTCTTCACGACCGACACTGCCGCCGCATTGCGCGGTGCGGAAATGAACTGCGACGTGATGCTCAAAGCCACCAACGTTGACGGCGTGTACACCGCAGACCCGAAAAAAGACCCGTCCGCCACGCGCTACGAAACCATTACTTTTGACGAAGCCTTGTTGAAAAACCTCAAAGTGATGGACGCGACCGCCTTTGCCCTCTGCCGAGAACGCAAGCTCAATATTGTCGTCTTCGGCATCGCCAAAGAAGGCTCGCTCAAACGTGTAGTAACGGGTGAAAACGAAGGCACGCTGGTTCACTGCTGA
- a CDS encoding MafB family polymorphic toxin (MafB polymorphic toxins, described in Neisseria, are fratricidal toxins the provide a competitive advantage. Each MafB is accompanied by an immunity protein MafI.), whose product MKLPIQKFMMLFAAAISLLQIPISHANGLDARLRDDMQAKHYEPGGKYHLFGDGRGSVKNRVYAVQTFDATAVGPILPITHERTGFEGVIGYETHFSGHGHEVHSPFDHHDSKSTSDFSGGVDGGFTVYQLHRTGSEIHPEDGYDGPQGSDYPPPGGARDIYSYYVKGTSTKTKINTVPQAPFSDRWLKENAGAASGFFSRADEAGKLIWENDPHQNWWANRMDDIRGIIQGAANPFLTGFQGLGVGAITDSAVNPVTYAAARKTLQGIHNLGNLSPEAQLAAATALQDSAFAVKDSINSARQWADAHPNITATAQTALSAAEAAGTVWRGKKVKLNPTKWDWVKNTGYKKPAVRPMQTKALGTVDEIGDTVQQVGKQTSGQKTSGGNPAIDSDPYSPSSVAARIEAGKVRSDLQIKDILSNTTQRSKTKGSAVQYDKVGDYNDALNDFNSLNVRNVQTRPNGTITGNLPDGRAVNVRNDSSGGEPTLEITISNNRKIKIRYGNTR is encoded by the coding sequence ATGAAATTGCCTATTCAAAAATTCATGATGCTGTTTGCAGCAGCAATATCGTTGCTGCAAATCCCCATTAGTCATGCGAACGGTTTGGATGCCCGTTTGCGCGATGATATGCAGGCAAAACACTACGAACCGGGTGGTAAATACCATCTGTTCGGCGATGGTCGCGGCAGTGTTAAAAATCGGGTTTACGCCGTCCAAACATTTGATGCAACTGCGGTCGGCCCCATACTGCCTATTACACACGAACGGACAGGATTTGAAGGTGTTATCGGCTATGAAACCCATTTTTCAGGACACGGACATGAAGTACACAGTCCGTTCGATCATCATGATTCAAAAAGCACTTCTGATTTCAGCGGCGGTGTAGACGGCGGTTTTACCGTTTACCAACTTCATCGAACAGGGTCGGAAATCCATCCGGAGGATGGATATGACGGACCGCAAGGCAGCGATTATCCGCCCCCCGGAGGGGCAAGGGATATATACAGCTACTATGTCAAAGGAACTTCTACAAAAACAAAGATAAACACTGTTCCGCAAGCCCCTTTTTCAGACCGCTGGCTAAAAGAAAATGCCGGTGCCGCTTCCGGTTTTTTCAGCCGTGCTGATGAAGCAGGAAAACTGATATGGGAAAACGACCCCCATCAAAATTGGTGGGCTAACCGTATGGATGATATTCGCGGCATCATCCAAGGTGCAGCCAATCCTTTTCTAACGGGTTTTCAGGGATTGGGAGTTGGGGCAATTACAGACAGTGCGGTAAACCCGGTAACCTATGCGGCAGCACGGAAAACTTTACAGGGTATTCACAATTTAGGAAATTTAAGTCCGGAAGCACAACTTGCGGCCGCAACCGCATTACAAGACAGTGCTTTTGCGGTAAAAGACAGTATCAACTCTGCCAGACAATGGGCTGATGCCCATCCGAATATAACTGCAACAGCCCAAACTGCCCTTTCCGCAGCAGAGGCCGCAGGTACGGTTTGGAGAGGTAAAAAAGTAAAACTTAACCCGACCAAATGGGATTGGGTTAAAAATACCGGTTATAAAAAACCTGCTGTTCGCCCTATGCAGACTAAGGCGTTAGGTACGGTAGATGAAATTGGCGATACAGTACAGCAGGTTGGGAAACAGACTAGCGGACAAAAAACCAGCGGTGGTAATCCTGCGATTGATAGCGACCCTTATAGCCCGAGTAGTGTGGCAGCTCGCATAGAAGCCGGTAAGGTGCGCAGTGATTTACAAATCAAAGACATTTTGAGCAATACTACTCAAAGGAGTAAAACAAAAGGTTCCGCTGTTCAGTATGATAAAGTGGGAGATTACAATGACGCACTAAATGATTTTAATAGTCTGAATGTTCGAAATGTACAAACACGTCCTAATGGAACGATAACGGGCAATTTGCCTGATGGGCGTGCGGTTAATGTTCGTAATGATAGTAGTGGTGGAGAACCAACACTTGAAATAACAATTAGTAATAACCGAAAAATAAAAATCAGATATGGAAATACACGATAA
- a CDS encoding MafB protein → MKSLPNSAAEKRKQNFEKFNSNWSSASFDSVHKTLTPNAPCILSPDKVKTRYTSLDGKITIIKDNENNYFRIHDNSRKQYLDSNGNVVKTGNLQGKQAKDYLQQQTHIRNLDK, encoded by the coding sequence ATTAAATCTTTACCAAACAGTGCCGCTGAAAAAAGAAAACAAAATTTTGAGAAGTTTAATAGTAACTGGAGTTCAGCAAGTTTTGATTCAGTGCACAAAACACTAACTCCCAATGCACCTTGTATTTTAAGTCCTGATAAAGTTAAAACTCGATACACTAGTTTAGATGGAAAAATTACAATTATAAAAGATAACGAAAACAACTATTTTAGAATCCATGATAATTCACGAAAACAGTATCTTGATTCAAATGGTAATGTTGTGAAAACCGGTAATTTACAAGGTAAGCAAGCAAAAGATTATTTACAACAACAAACTCATATCAGGAACTTAGACAAATGA
- a CDS encoding MafB family polymorphic toxin (MafB polymorphic toxins, described in Neisseria, are fratricidal toxins the provide a competitive advantage. Each MafB is accompanied by an immunity protein MafI.), with the protein MKLPIQKFMMLFAAAISLLQIPISHANGLDARLRDDMQAKHYEPGGKYHLFGDGRGSVKNRVYAVQTFDATAVGPILPITHERTGFEGVIGYETHFSGHGHEVHSPFDHHDSKSTSDFSGGVDGGFTVYQLHRTGSEIHPEDGYDGPQGSDYPPPGGARDIYSYYVKGTSTKTKINTVPQAPFSDRWLKENAGAASGFFSRADEAGKLIWENDPHQNWWANRMDDIRGIIQGAANPFLTGFQGLGVGAITDSAVNPVTYAAARKTLQGIHNLGNLSPEAQLAAATALQDSAFAVKDSINSARQWADAHPNITATAQTALSAAEAAGTVWRGKKVKLNPTKWDWVKNTGYKKPAARHMQTLDGEMASGNRPPKSITSEGKANAATYPQLVNQLTEQNLKNIAAQDSRLASAVNDWKTIQPNKKGEINFGIGSATRQEAEQLGKIWVGDGAKPVNSPSCQGCMLSADGTRLYRPPTTKPNTPESLNPTGVQANFVTRSVDGKTLTNGHLNIK; encoded by the coding sequence ATGAAATTGCCTATTCAAAAATTCATGATGCTGTTTGCAGCAGCAATATCGTTGCTGCAAATCCCCATTAGTCATGCGAACGGTTTGGATGCCCGTTTGCGCGATGATATGCAGGCAAAACACTACGAACCGGGTGGTAAATACCATCTGTTCGGCGATGGTCGCGGCAGTGTTAAAAATCGGGTTTACGCCGTCCAAACATTTGATGCAACTGCGGTCGGCCCCATACTGCCTATTACACACGAACGGACAGGATTTGAAGGTGTTATCGGCTATGAAACCCATTTTTCAGGACACGGACATGAAGTACACAGTCCGTTCGATCATCATGATTCAAAAAGCACTTCTGATTTCAGCGGCGGTGTAGACGGCGGTTTTACCGTTTACCAACTTCATCGAACAGGGTCGGAAATCCATCCGGAGGATGGATATGACGGACCGCAAGGCAGCGATTATCCGCCCCCCGGAGGGGCAAGGGATATATACAGCTACTATGTCAAAGGAACTTCTACAAAAACAAAGATAAACACTGTTCCGCAAGCCCCTTTTTCAGACCGCTGGCTAAAAGAAAATGCCGGTGCCGCTTCCGGTTTTTTCAGCCGTGCTGATGAAGCAGGAAAACTGATATGGGAAAACGACCCCCATCAAAATTGGTGGGCTAACCGTATGGATGATATTCGCGGCATCATCCAAGGTGCAGCCAATCCTTTTCTAACGGGTTTTCAGGGATTGGGAGTTGGGGCAATTACAGACAGTGCGGTAAACCCGGTAACCTATGCGGCAGCACGGAAAACTTTACAGGGTATTCACAATTTAGGAAATTTAAGTCCGGAAGCACAACTTGCGGCCGCAACCGCATTACAAGACAGTGCTTTTGCGGTAAAAGACAGTATCAACTCTGCCAGACAATGGGCTGATGCCCATCCGAATATAACTGCAACAGCCCAAACTGCCCTTTCCGCAGCAGAGGCCGCAGGTACGGTTTGGAGAGGTAAAAAAGTAAAACTTAACCCGACCAAATGGGATTGGGTTAAAAATACCGGCTATAAAAAACCTGCTGCCCGCCATATGCAGACTTTAGATGGGGAGATGGCAAGTGGGAATAGACCGCCTAAATCTATAACGTCGGAAGGAAAAGCCAATGCTGCAACTTATCCTCAATTAGTTAATCAATTAACTGAGCAAAACTTAAAAAACATTGCTGCACAAGATTCAAGGTTAGCAAGTGCTGTAAATGATTGGAAAACAATACAACCAAATAAAAAGGGAGAAATTAATTTTGGTATTGGTTCTGCAACTCGTCAAGAGGCTGAACAGTTAGGAAAAATTTGGGTTGGAGACGGAGCTAAACCAGTTAATAGTCCATCTTGTCAAGGATGTATGTTAAGTGCAGATGGCACAAGGCTATATCGTCCTCCAACTACAAAACCAAACACCCCTGAATCACTTAACCCAACGGGAGTGCAAGCTAATTTTGTTACTAGAAGTGTTGATGGAAAAACCTTAACTAATGGACATTTGAATATAAAATGA
- a CDS encoding adhesin yields the protein MKPTTRDELRQALQEQGFRRTGSDAAQYETWKGPDGVKIDIRPNREVIRTQRVPRTDGVQGKYPQRQDYEGNPLPNNHHHSGYFVK from the coding sequence ATCAAACCAACTACGCGAGATGAATTACGTCAAGCATTGCAAGAACAAGGTTTTAGACGTACTGGTTCAGATGCGGCTCAATATGAAACATGGAAAGGTCCTGATGGCGTGAAAATAGATATTCGTCCAAATAGAGAGGTTATAAGAACCCAAAGAGTGCCGCGAACCGATGGTGTACAGGGAAAATATCCGCAACGACAAGATTATGAAGGCAATCCATTGCCAAATAATCATCATCATTCTGGATATTTTGTCAAATGA
- the rpsB gene encoding 30S ribosomal protein S2 gives MSQITMRQMIEAGVHFGHQTRFWNPKMAQYIFGARNKIHIVNLEKTLPMFQEAQEAVRRLVANKGTVLFVGTKRQARDIIREEATRAGMPFVDHRWLGGMLTNYKTVKQSIKRLEEKTAALENAAESGFSKKEILEMQRDVEKLERSLGGIKNMKGLPDAIFVIDTGYQKGTLVEAEKLGIPVIAVVDTNNSPDGVKYVIPGNDDSAKAIRLYCRGIADAVLEGKNQALQETVAAAQEAAAE, from the coding sequence ATGTCTCAAATTACTATGCGTCAGATGATTGAAGCCGGTGTCCACTTCGGCCACCAAACCCGTTTCTGGAACCCGAAAATGGCACAATACATTTTCGGTGCGCGCAACAAAATCCACATCGTCAACCTAGAAAAAACCCTGCCGATGTTCCAAGAGGCGCAAGAAGCCGTACGCCGTCTGGTTGCCAACAAAGGTACAGTATTGTTCGTAGGTACCAAACGCCAAGCCCGCGACATCATCCGCGAAGAAGCTACCCGCGCCGGTATGCCTTTCGTCGATCACCGTTGGTTGGGCGGTATGCTGACCAACTACAAAACCGTTAAGCAATCCATCAAACGCCTGGAAGAAAAAACTGCCGCTTTGGAAAACGCTGCCGAAAGCGGTTTCAGCAAAAAAGAAATTCTGGAAATGCAACGCGACGTTGAAAAACTGGAACGTTCTTTGGGCGGTATCAAAAACATGAAAGGCCTGCCCGACGCGATTTTCGTTATCGATACCGGCTACCAAAAAGGTACTTTGGTTGAAGCTGAAAAACTGGGCATCCCCGTTATCGCCGTAGTTGATACCAACAACAGCCCCGACGGCGTGAAATACGTCATCCCCGGCAACGACGACTCCGCCAAAGCCATCCGCCTGTACTGCCGTGGCATCGCTGACGCAGTTTTGGAAGGCAAAAACCAAGCGCTGCAAGAAACTGTAGCAGCTGCCCAAGAAGCTGCTGCCGAGTAA
- a CDS encoding GNAT family N-acetyltransferase, with protein MSEKIILPVLSLGGVRLEPLDGHHETGLREAVCDGEVWKLRVTSAPHPDRVADYIGTALATRLAFAVIDEEAGRVVGTTAYYHFEPQIPRLDIGFTWYAASAQRTRINTCCKIMLLDYAFDVLACCCVGWRTDILNLASQRAIERLGAEKDGVLRMHMLRKDGSVRDTVVYSMLREDWRKNREILTGRLAGYGVQV; from the coding sequence ATGTCGGAAAAGATAATACTGCCGGTCTTGTCGTTGGGCGGCGTTCGTCTCGAACCGTTGGATGGGCATCATGAAACGGGTTTGCGCGAGGCGGTTTGCGATGGGGAGGTTTGGAAGCTGAGGGTAACGTCCGCACCTCATCCGGATAGGGTGGCAGACTATATCGGAACAGCATTGGCAACGCGTTTGGCGTTTGCTGTTATCGATGAAGAGGCAGGCAGAGTAGTTGGGACAACGGCGTATTATCATTTTGAACCGCAGATTCCGCGTTTGGATATTGGGTTTACATGGTATGCGGCATCGGCACAGCGGACACGGATAAACACCTGTTGCAAAATCATGCTGTTGGATTACGCGTTCGATGTTTTGGCTTGCTGTTGCGTGGGATGGCGCACGGATATTCTGAACCTTGCCTCGCAACGTGCCATCGAACGGCTGGGCGCAGAAAAAGACGGCGTGCTGCGTATGCATATGCTCCGTAAAGACGGCAGTGTGCGCGATACGGTTGTGTACAGTATGCTGAGGGAAGATTGGCGCAAAAACAGGGAAATCCTGACCGGTAGGTTGGCGGGGTATGGCGTGCAGGTGTGA
- the tsf gene encoding translation elongation factor Ts: protein MAEITAKMVADLRAATGLGMMECKKALVEAEGNFDKAEEILRIKSGAKAGKLAGRTAAEGVLAYAINGNVGALVEVNCETDFVAKDAGFVEFANFVAKTAAEKKPATVEELSELVEAERKAIIAKLGENMSVRRFQVIDTANQLVAYIHGALATEGVLVEFKGSEDVARKIGMHIVAAKPQCVSEAEVDAETVEKERHIYTEQAIASGKPADIAAKMVEGRIRKFLAEITLNGQAFVMNPDQTVAQFAKENGTEVVSFVRYKVGDGIEKKTVDYAAEVAAAAKV from the coding sequence ATGGCAGAAATTACTGCAAAAATGGTTGCCGACCTGCGCGCCGCTACCGGCTTGGGCATGATGGAATGCAAAAAAGCCTTGGTTGAAGCCGAAGGCAACTTCGACAAAGCCGAAGAAATCCTGCGTATCAAATCCGGTGCGAAAGCCGGTAAACTCGCCGGCCGTACCGCTGCCGAAGGCGTATTGGCTTACGCGATCAACGGCAATGTCGGCGCATTGGTTGAAGTAAACTGCGAAACCGACTTCGTTGCCAAAGATGCCGGCTTCGTAGAATTTGCCAACTTCGTTGCCAAAACTGCTGCCGAGAAAAAACCGGCTACCGTTGAAGAACTGAGCGAACTGGTCGAAGCAGAACGCAAAGCCATCATCGCCAAATTGGGCGAGAACATGTCTGTCCGCCGCTTCCAAGTGATCGACACTGCCAACCAACTGGTTGCCTACATCCACGGCGCATTGGCGACCGAAGGCGTATTGGTCGAGTTCAAAGGCTCTGAAGACGTAGCGCGCAAAATCGGTATGCACATCGTTGCCGCCAAACCGCAATGCGTAAGCGAAGCCGAAGTAGATGCCGAAACCGTTGAAAAAGAACGCCACATCTACACCGAACAAGCCATCGCTTCCGGCAAACCTGCCGACATCGCCGCGAAAATGGTTGAAGGCCGCATCCGCAAATTCTTGGCTGAAATCACTCTGAACGGCCAAGCATTCGTGATGAATCCCGATCAAACCGTTGCCCAATTCGCTAAAGAAAACGGCACTGAAGTGGTCAGCTTCGTACGCTACAAAGTAGGCGACGGTATCGAGAAAAAAACCGTCGATTACGCGGCAGAAGTAGCCGCCGCTGCTAAAGTGTAA
- a CDS encoding Imm40 family immunity protein, translating to MLNEIFEIYSRQGESLIGIGIREAALPVPIAIDILNLFINERILVLGGDIYIKKDNYFYQTYDNWYYEGSNLFNSIDKAMHYLSQIKLENAYVSFVLKFI from the coding sequence ATGTTAAATGAAATTTTTGAAATTTATTCGAGACAAGGAGAATCTTTGATAGGAATTGGAATTAGAGAAGCCGCATTACCCGTCCCCATTGCAATAGATATATTAAATTTATTTATCAATGAGAGAATACTTGTATTGGGGGGAGATATTTATATCAAGAAAGATAATTATTTTTATCAAACATATGATAATTGGTATTACGAGGGAAGTAATTTATTTAACAGTATCGACAAAGCAATGCATTATTTATCTCAAATAAAATTAGAGAATGCATACGTATCTTTTGTGTTGAAATTTATCTAA